A part of Ammospiza caudacuta isolate bAmmCau1 chromosome 5, bAmmCau1.pri, whole genome shotgun sequence genomic DNA contains:
- the IFRD1 gene encoding interferon-related developmental regulator 1 — MPKPKKRGSNHQRGAGGQPRNVQPFSDEDASIETMSHCSGFSDPASFTEDGPEVDEEATQEDLEYKLKGFIDLTLDKSAKTRQAALESLKSAFSSKILYEFIMERRMTLTDSIERCIKKGKSDEQCAAAGLACLLCVQMGSGIESEEIFKTLGPVLKKIVCDGTASIQARQACATCLGICCFIVTDDITELYSTMECLENIFMKAYQRDRDTNGVSSTHNTVLHVSALLAWTLLLTICPMNEVKKKIEMHLHKLPSLLSCDDLNMRIAAGETLALLFELARETDADFFYEDMDLLTEKLRALATDGNKHRAKVDKRKQRSVFRDVLRAVEERDFPTEMVKFGPERMYIDCWVKKQTYETFKEVLGSGMQYHLQSNDFLRNVFELGPPVMLDAATLKTMKISRFERHLYNSAAFKARTKARSKCRDKRADVGEFF; from the exons ATGCCCAAGCCTAAGAAGCGGGGGAGCAACCACCAGCGCGGAGCCG GTGGTCAGCCCAGAAACGTGCAGCCTTTTAGTGATGAAGATGCTTCAATTGAAACCATGAGCCACTGCAGTGGCTTCAGTGATCCTGCTAGCTTCACTGAGGATG GGCCCGAAGTTGATGAAGAAGCTACTCAAGAAGACTTAGAATACAAGTTGAAGGGATTTATTGATCTTACATTGGACAAGAG TGCAAAGACAAGACAAGCAGCCCTTGAAAGTCTGAAAAGTgcattttcttctaaaatactATATGAATTTATCATGGAGAGGAGAATGACCCTAACTGATAGCATTGAGCGCTGCATAAAAAAAG GTAAGAGCGATGAACagtgtgcagctgctgggctggcttgTCTGCTGTGTGTGCAGATGGGGTCAGGAATTGAAAGCGAGGAGATTTTTAAGACCCTTGGTCCAGTTCTGAAGAAGATTGTCTGTGATGGAACAGCCAGTATCCAGGCCAGACAGGCT TGTGCAACCTGCTTAGGGATTTGCTGTTTCATCGTGACTGATGACATTACG GAGCTTTACTCTACTATGGAATGCCTGGAAAACATCTTCATGAAGGCCTATCAGCGGGATAGAGACACTAATGGTGTGTCAAGTACCCATAATACTGTGCTTCACGTCAGTGCTCTTTTGGCATGGACATTGTTGTTGACCATTTGTCCAATGAATGAAGTGAAGAAGAAAATTGAAAT GCACTTGCATAAACTTCCAAGCCTGCTGTCTTGTGATGATCTCAACATGAGAATAGCTGCTGGAGAAACACTAGCACTTCTGTTTGAACTGGCACGTGAAACAGATGCT GATTTCTTTTATGAAGATATGGACCTTCTAACAGAGAAGCTAAGAGCTCTGGCTACTGATGGAAACAAGCACCGGGCCAAAGTGGATAAAAGAAAGCAGAGATCTGTCTTCAGAGATGTTCTGCGGGCTGTTGAG GAGCGTGACTTCCCTACAGAGATGGTGAAGTTTGGGCCTGAGCGCATGTATATTGACTGCTGGGTTAAAAAACAAACTTACGAGACCTTCAAGGAGGTTCTGGGCTCGGGGATGCAGTACCATTTGCAG TCAAATGACTTTCTTCGGAATGTGTTTGAGCTCGGTCCACCAGTAATGCTGGATGCTGCAACTCTTAAAACCATGAAGATATCTCGTTTTGAAAGG cACTTGTACAACTCTGCAGCATTCAAGGCTCGGACAAAGGCTAGAAGTAAATGTCGTGATAAAAGAGCAGATgtgggggaatttttttag